GCAGGATATCTTCTATATGAAAGCTGTTTTCCAGGTATTCGCCGAGCTTATCATTCATTGCAATTTTTTTCAGTGCATTGTACACATGATTACGGGTAGCTGTATACAGGTACGATTTGAAATGACTTAACTCCGAAAGCGTATCCCGGCGCAGCCATATCCTTAAAAACACATCCTGCACAATATCTTCCGCCTGCATCTGGGATTCTGTCATGCGTAATGCTATGGCGTATACTTTATCTTTATATAGTGTGAATAAGCCTGCAAAAGCCTCCTCGTTACCGGAGGAAACAGCACGCAACAGATCAGATTCATTTTTATAGACTATACTCAAAATTTATAGCACATTTATGGGGTACGAGCAGACTAAGTTACTACCCATTACCAAAAAAAGGTCAACGATGTGCTTTAGACCGGAAAGATTGCAACATCCCGCCCCAGGCCGCACTGTCAAATAGTTAATTCAGGAAACAGCCCCTGGTATTTATTTTATATTTATAATATTTATAACGCATTCACTTTAAGAGTTATGCCATGGTGTATTGTATCCCCATAAATTTATTGATAATATTTGTCATTCCCGGTTAGCGTTTCTGGCCTGTCAAAGAAAAGACGGGAACCGCCATTTGCGGGTAAAGGCAATGATCCTGATGCCGGAAATGAAGATGATACAAATAACTTCTACTACTGTTTTATCTACTACCGGCAGTAAAACGAAATATAATATTCCTCCGGCAATACTGGGAGTGGCATAAATTTCTGTTCTGAAAAGTGTGGGGATCTGGTTGAGTAATACATCTCTGACAACACTACCAAAGCAGCCGGTAACGGTACCTAATACAACACATACGGCGGGGTGGAGCGAGACAGATAATCCTTTCTGTAATCCAATAATGGTAAACAAGCCAAGTCCTATTGCATCAAAGAGAAATAAGGTAATCTTGTAGTCTCTTACTTTCTTTCTGAAAATAATGGTAGCCGGCGTGGTTATCAAGATGACGCAGGGCAAGGTAAGATCGCGCATCCAGGTTACGGGAGTAACGCCAATGAGAACGTCGCGGATAGTACCTCCTCCTGTGGCTGTGACAAAAGCAATTACCAGCACGCCGAGGATATCCAATCTTTTTTGCAAAGCAGAATAAACCCCTGAAACTGTGAAACTGATCGTACCCAGAATTTCAATGATAAAGCTGGCGCTAAAAGGCATCTCCTGTCGTTTTTCGCAAAGGTATTTTATTACAGTGTCAATTGCCATACATTCGCATCAATACTTATACCATGGGACTTGATTCCGTAGAGTTGGTTATGGAAGTTGAGAAAACTTTCAACATCAGTATCCCCGACGAGGAAGCATCACAATGCACTACCGTCGGAGAACTTCACGACACAGTGGCACGTCATCTTAATAATATCGGATCCCGGCAATGCGCCTCGCAACTACTTTTCTACCGGCTTCGTCGTGCATTGGGGGAATTAGCAGGCATGTCTCCTAAAGCGATTACTCCCGCCCATGTACCGGAGGAACTGTTCCCTAAAGACAATCGCCGCAAGATCTATAAAGAATTTGCTGCTAACCTAAACCTGCAGATGCCTCCACTCGATTTATCTGCCCCCTGGTCACAGCTACTAACATCCTTTGGGCTTCTGACTATTGGGGGTGGACTGGCACTGGCATTGATCCTCGTTAATTTCTATGACGTTTCAAAGTGGAGCTTGTTAATACCATTGGGAAGCATCGTAGTTATGCTGCTGCTTTCGCAGCTATTCAATCCATTCCGGAACGTAGTAGCGGCACCTACATTGAGAGAATTTACCGGAAAGGTACTGGTACTAAACTACGCAGCCCTTAAAAGAACAAATGGTGTTAACCGGAAAGAAATGGAATTAGTGATCAATCAAATTATAGCGGATAAAGCAGGATTTGAAATCGGGGAAATAGCCCCTCATCAAAAATTTGGTGATGACCTGGGGCTGGACTGATCCCTTATCGAAACAGTTCTTCGTTCTCCGATGCCAGCC
This Filimonas effusa DNA region includes the following protein-coding sequences:
- a CDS encoding trimeric intracellular cation channel family protein, whose translation is MAIDTVIKYLCEKRQEMPFSASFIIEILGTISFTVSGVYSALQKRLDILGVLVIAFVTATGGGTIRDVLIGVTPVTWMRDLTLPCVILITTPATIIFRKKVRDYKITLFLFDAIGLGLFTIIGLQKGLSVSLHPAVCVVLGTVTGCFGSVVRDVLLNQIPTLFRTEIYATPSIAGGILYFVLLPVVDKTVVEVICIIFISGIRIIAFTRKWRFPSFL
- a CDS encoding RNA polymerase sigma factor, whose product is MSIVYKNESDLLRAVSSGNEEAFAGLFTLYKDKVYAIALRMTESQMQAEDIVQDVFLRIWLRRDTLSELSHFKSYLYTATRNHVYNALKKIAMNDKLGEYLENSFHIEDILPDTKITEREYRRFLQQALDQLPERQRQVFILIKQQGQKREEAAALLKVSPETVKYHLAQANRSVRAFLISRFLGDSALMVAMVLIGTHGSR
- a CDS encoding phosphopantetheine-binding protein, yielding MPYIRINTYTMGLDSVELVMEVEKTFNISIPDEEASQCTTVGELHDTVARHLNNIGSRQCASQLLFYRLRRALGELAGMSPKAITPAHVPEELFPKDNRRKIYKEFAANLNLQMPPLDLSAPWSQLLTSFGLLTIGGGLALALILVNFYDVSKWSLLIPLGSIVVMLLLSQLFNPFRNVVAAPTLREFTGKVLVLNYAALKRTNGVNRKEMELVINQIIADKAGFEIGEIAPHQKFGDDLGLD